The nucleotide sequence ATCGGCAGCCTGGGCGAGTACTCCCGGATCGGGGAAGGCGCGAGCCTGCTGCACCGGCCCGGCATCGGGAAGGGCGTGGCCCTGAAGCTCGACGCGCTGTTCGAGTACGCCTGCCGGGTAGGGTGAGCGGGTGGAAATCGAGATCGTTGACCACGCCCTGACGCACGGCGTCACCGTGAGTCAGATTCTCAACGCCCTGCGCGATCCACGAAAGATCAGGCTCCCCGCCTCGGGGCGGCCGCGCGGCAAGGGGGCTGCCTACCCGCAGGACAACCGGGTGCGGTATCTCGCCCAGGACAAGCCCAATGGCCCGCTGCTGCACATTGTGGCTGTGCCGCTCCCGGGTAAACTGCGAATCATCCACTGCCGCCCCATGACTGAGGCCGAGAAGCGGAGCTACCGATGAAGACCATCCACCGCATGGAAGACATCCCCAAATTCAAGAGCCAGGTGGAGGAGGCCCGCTTCTGGGACACCCACCAGTTGGCCCCCGAGCTGTGGGCCGAGGGGCAGCGCGGTGACCCTGGGCTGGACAAAGCGCTAGAGGGGCTGGTCAGCGTGAAGGTCGTGTCCCCGCGCACCAAGGGCAAGCCGCGCACCACCAAGCGCGCGGGCTGAACATGCAGGGTCCCGGCATCCGCATCGACGAGGAGGCCAACGCCGCGTACATCCGCCTCGCCTCCGGCAAGGTCCACGAGACCCGCACCGTCGGGGCGTTCCACGTGGACTACGCCCGCGGCGGGAAGGTGCTGGGCATCGAAATCCTGGGGTTGCGCCAGTACCTGGAGAAGCACGGGTCGATCAGGATTCCGCCCCGGCTGCTCCAGCAGGTCAACGCACCTTCCCCACGCAGGTGGGGATGAACCGTTCGCCTAATACGCATACTGCGAACTTTCCCCCCTAGAATGCCGGGGTGAGCGGCACACAGTCCACGTTAAAACGGGCCAGAGTTCGCGGTCAAAAACGCAATGCGAACTCTGGCCCGCCGCATTCTGGCGCGGTTGCTGAAGTGGCCCGCGAGCTGGTGCGGCTGTTCCGGCGGCACCACCTGACCTACGACCAGACCAAGCACGCGGTCGAGCAGGCCCGCCGCGAGCTGGGCCTGACCCCACCCCGCGAGCGGCAGCGCACCGTGGCCCGGCTGGACCGGGGCGAGGTCGACCGGCTGATCCATCACGCCTACCGCCGCGCGCCGCGCTACGGCCTGATGGTCAAGACCCTCTTCTACACCGGCGCGCGGGTGTCCGAGTTCGTGAACCTGCGGCCCTCTGATCTGTACCTGGACCTGGAACCGCCCCAGGTGCGCATCCTGCACGCCAAGGGGGGGAGTGATGGTTACGTGCCCATCCTGCCCGAGCTGGCCCAGGAACTGCGGACCCACCTGAATGGGCGCACGGTGGGCTACCTGTTCGAGAGTAACCGCCATGACGCCTATACGCCCCGCGCGGTGCAGCGCCTGGTGGCGGACGCTGCCCGAGCCGCCGGGCTCCAGAAGCAGGTCACGCCCCACCGCCTGCGGGCTTCGGTGGCGACGATCCTGCTCGACGCGGGGATGCCGCTCGACCAGGTGCAGAAATTCCTGCGTCACAAGCGCATCGAAACCACCCAGATCTACGCCCAGACGAGCGCCCGGAACATGGGCGAGGCGTACCTGAAGGCTCTCCAGAAGTAGCCGTTTTCAACCATTAAGATGGCTTAATTTTCTGCGTGTGAGCCGGTAAAGAAGTGGCATCCCACTGCGGATGCCACATCAAGTTCCCCTGTCGATTCTGTGTTTTCGGTCTGATACGCCTTCATCAGATGATCACGGATACGCCAGTCGGCACCGCTCCGAGCGGCACCATGCAGATGACCGCAGTGGCGGCACCTGCCGCTGCAACCGTGAAGCCCTCGGGGATCTACACCGTCCCCCTGGGCAGCACTGACACGCTGCGGAAGGGCCTCAACAAGCTGCAATTCAAGGTTACGTCGCCGATCATGCAGAAGGCGGCGGCATTCGTCTTTAGCAGCAGCACCTTCTGGGACCGCTTTGCGCGGCCCGCTGTGGAAGCTGCGCTGAAAGCCAAGGGCATCACCAACATCCGGCTGCCCAGCGGCAACTTCTACGCCAACAGCGCAGGTCAGACCAAACAGGCCCCCCTGCCCAAAGTGCCCGCCGGATACAAGTACTACCCGCGCAAGGGCTACGACCCCAAGACGGGGATCGCCTTCCTGTGGGTGGTGGTGAGCTGATGGCCATCCCCATGATCCTTCAGATCATTCTGGCGGCGCTGTTCACCCCGACAGTCCTGCGCCAGTTCGGGATTAATCTCACGCCCACAGACGTGCAGAACGGCGTGAGCGCCGGGCCGGTCGCCGTACCGGCACCGCCGACCACGCCCGGCGCGGTCAGCGAGCCCTCCAAACCGCCGACCGCTGCCGAGACCCTCAACGACGCGGTGAACAAACCCACCAGCCTCTTCGGCATCGCGGCGGTGGGCTTCGTGGCCGTGTTCGTCATCGCCCAGCTGCGCGCGGCCGGGCACGAGATGACCGAAACCACGAAAGACCTCTACAGCGAGGGCAAAAAGGTCACGGGCAGCCTGGCGAACGCTGACGCCACCACCCGCAACCTCAGCCGGAGGGCCAAGGGATGAGCATGGACCCCTCGCGGCTGCCTGGCCGCCGTCCCACTCCCCCCGCGCCTCCTCCTGCTCCGCCCCCCGCCGCGCCCGCTCAGGTCCAGGGCGAAGCCTTCACCGGCCTCGACCCCCTGACCCGCTCACTGATCGAGGCCGCGCCGCTGGTGCCGTCCGCACCCGCACCTTCCCCAACAGCCGTACCCCCAACCGCTCCACCCACACAGGCCCCGCCCGCTCCGGCGCGGCGCGGCCTGAAGCAACCGGCCGTTCTGGTCGCGCTGGGTGGCTCGCTCGCCGCTGGTCTGCTGGTGCTCACGGGAGCCGTGAAGCATCGCCGTTCGGGTGATCCCGCACCGGCAGCCCAGGGGACGCGCGTGGCCACGCCCAACCCCGCCCCCATCCTTCCCGCTGCCACGCCCGCGCCCGCCGCGACGTGGCTGGTTGCCGGAGGTCACGCATGACCGCTGCCGCGCCTGAAATCCTCTCCTTTCCCCCCGGTCCCCCGCCCAGCGTGCCGGACGCGCCGCCGCTCGCCGAAGAGCTGACCGCGCCTCCCATCCCCGGCCCGACCCTCGCGGACGCGGCCCTGGGCACCCCACCCGCGCCCGAGTCCGGCGCGCCGGAAGTGCCCGACGCGCCGCCCATGTCGCCCGAGCAGATCATTGGCGTCGTGGCCGAGCTGTCCGCCTTCGGGCTGCCCCAGGGGCTGGCCGATGCCTACAAGGACGACTTCAAGAGCAACCCCCTCGTCGCGTTCGGCGTGCAGGCGAGCGGCCTGGCGGACGCGCTGGCGGCCTACGGCCTCACGGCGGGCGGCGGCAAGCTCCCCGAGTGGCTCAGCGTCTCGCTGGGCGTCGTGGTCCTGGGCTGGGGCGTCTACACCACCAGGAGCAAGTATGTTAAGCCTCTCGAACATGCCGCCCGACCAGCAGAAGAAGTGGCTGGGGCTGGGTTTGCTGGCGCTGGGCACGGCACTCCTCTTGCGGCGACAAATATCGGTTTCAGTGGAGCGGGTGCGGGAGGCAGTGGTGAATAACCCCATCACCCACCCCCAACCCGACACGCCGAGTACACCCGCCACGCCTGGCACCCCCAGCACCCCGACTCCGGCGGCGGGCGGCCTGTTCTGGCCGGTGGACCTGAACCGCGTGCGGATCGGTCCGCGCTTCCTGGGCCACTGGGCCCACGGCACCTACCGGCGTGGCTACGGCTATCACACTGGGGTTGACTTCCTGGGACCGATGGGCCTGGCCGTCGTGTCCATTGCTGACGGCGTGGTGGTGAGCAGCACGCCGCCTGCTAGCCGTTACGGGTACGGCAACAACATCGTTATTCACCATCCCGCGCTGGGCGTCTTTACGCGCTACTCGCACCTGGACAGCCGCGCCGTGCAGACCGGCCAGACCGTGAAGGCGGGGCAACTGATCGCCCGCCTGGGCACCAGCGGCACGGACAACGCTCACCTTCACTTCGACGTCATTCAGGAGGCGCTGCCCAACCCGCGCTTCTGCCCGCACAACCCGGCGACGGGCGGCGTGTCCCGCCCGCTGGAGGGACTGGACCCCATCGAAGAGGCCCTGACCACCCGGTACTTCCGCAATCCCATCGCCCTGCTGAACGCCAAGACCGCCCTGAACCCCGTGACCCGAAAGGGAGCGACCGTCGCATGAGAGACAATGCCGAGCACATCCTGATGACCAGCCTGGCCGCCTACGGCCTCCTCAAGATCATCGAGGGCTTCCTGAGCCCGCCCCGCCCGCGCGTGATCGTGGTGGACGGTGACGCCACCGACTACCTGCGCGACCTGCTGCAAGACCCCGAGGACGCCGAGTAATGGCCGGACGCGGCTACCGCAACATGCTCGTCTGCGGCTCCTCGGGCAGCGGCAAGAGCCACTGGGTCGACAAGGAGCTGCTGCCCGCCATGACCGGGCGCTACCGGCACATGGTGATCATCAACACCACAGAAGAGCTGTCGAGCCACTGCGCGCACCGCGAGTACGTGGGCGAGGAACAGCAGAAGGTGGCCTACAGCAGGGACGCGGTGGCCGACCTGATCCGCTTTCACAAGACCGTCCATTTCGAGGTTGCGCCGGGCGAGAACTGTTTGAGCTTCCTCGAGGTGCTGGGCGAGGCGCTGTGGACCCTGGGCGAGTACAACACCGACTTCACGGAAGTCCTGGTGGTGTTCGACGAGACGCACCTGTTTCTGCCCAAGCGGGCCATGCCCAAGGCCTTCGCCCGGCTGGAGACCGAGGGCCGCAAGTTCGGCTTCGACCTGGTGAAGATCACCCAGACGCTCCAGAGCCCGACCGGCGACACGCTCTCTCACCTCGCCATCAAGCAGGTGAACGTCCTGGTCGTCTTCAACATGAGTGATTTCAACGACCGCAAACGCATTCAGGGGCTGTTTCCCGACCTGCCGGACCCCAGCACGTTCGCCCGTCCCGATGACGGCGGCCTGCCGGAGTACGCCGTGCGGGACAGCAAAAGGGGGAAAACCATGGTGATTCGCAGAGACGGCATGGGTGGGCGTGTGGCGGTGGCCGCGTGAATCCGCAGGTGTTGCAACGCGCCTGGGAGGAAGCGAAGCGCCTGGCCCGCGAGGGGATCCAGGAAGCCTTCAACACCCTTCCCGGCAACGGTCAGGGCCGCCCGCGTGAAGACCTGGTGGTGGCCTTCGTGCTCGAGCGGGTCGAGCGCCTGGACCACACCCTGCCCGCCATCGGCCGGTACATGGACCTGCCCCTTGTGGACTGGTGCGAGCGCCTCGCCGTGACCCGGGCCGTTCACGAGGCGATCCGCCTGCTGGTGCGTCAGCAGTACGCCGCCATGCAGATCGAGCAGACCTCTCAGGAGAACGCATGAAAGAACAGCAGTGGCTCAGCAAGCCCGACGGCAACATTGTCCAGACCCTGACTGACCCCCGCGTCCTGGCGACGGCGGCGGGCGCGGCCGCGGGCGCGGTCCTCGAAAAGCAGCTCTGGACCAGCATGCGCGACACCTTCGGCATCGCCAGCCTGGAGAACGGCAAGCTCAAGTTCTACGCGCCGGACGCGGACGGCAAGGCCGGGGCCGAGGCACCCGGGCTGGGGACCAACCGCCAGCTCGCCCGCCTCGGGATCGTGGTGGGTTGCGTGGCCGGGATCGAGTACATCCCCAACGGGCACGCGCAGTACGCCTTCCTGGGCGTCGCGGCCGTGGCGATGGCCCACATCCTGCAAGACCTCTTCCCAGCCATTCGCTGACCCCCAAGGAGACGTGACCCATGCGCAAGACCAGCATCACCAGCCAGAGCAACCCCAACGTCGTCGCCCTCACGGCCAACGTCGCGGGCACCGCCACGCCCGTCTTCAAGCTCACCGTGCCGCGCGGCGCGGTCTACCGCCTGCACAACGCGAACATGGTGCGCGGCCAGGTCGTGAACGGCACCTACATCATCCTCGACCTGCGCGACGCCGCCGGGAACAAGATCAGCGGCGCCTCGAAGGTGCTGGTCGCCACCCGCGGCCCCGCCGACGAATTCCCCCGCTTCCACCGCGCGCTGCCCTACAGCATCTGGCGTGACCTGGACACCACCCAGCAGCGCAACGAGGACTTCAAGGCCACCATCATCGGCCAGGCGGACCTGAACGTGGGCCCGGGCATCGAGATTCAGGAGGCGCACGAGCTGCTGCTGTATGTGGACGGCCCGCAGGTTGTGGACTGGAGCAAGAGCTTCGTGCAGATCGACTTTGAGGAGCTGAACTGATGACCTACGCGGCCTTACCCTTCCAGCCCCTGGCGAAGGCCATGCGGCTCAGCCTGACCGCCGACCGCTTCACGCCCGGCCAGCAGGTGCTTGGACTGCTGAGCACCGTCGCGTATTTTGACGGGCCGCTGGGCCACCTGATGCTGTTCAAGGGGGGCGAGAACTTCCGCTTTTTCCTCAAGGGACGGTTTGAAACGGGCGTGGCGGGCGGCACCGCCGCGGGCCCCTTCGTGGTGAACCTGGCGGCCGCCGGGCATACCCTGATCCGGTCCACTCGCCCGGGGGCCGCCTTTCCTAACCTCTTCCACCCGGACGTCCTGGCCTACACCAGTGCCGACGGCGGCACAACCTGGCAGGCCGCGCCGGTGAGTGCGGTGGACTGGGCCGCGGGCACCGTGACGGTGGACCGGCCCGGCAACGCCACCCGCGTCGCGGTGTACTTCACCACGGGTGACGGCGAGTTCGAGCTGCGCGTGGTTCGCCCGCTCGGCAGCGACGTGGCGAGCGCCAAGCTGTTCGGCGGCGCACTGCGCTCGATCCACGAGACGGATCAGACCAACGCCCGCAGCGCCCCCA is from Deinococcus sp. YIM 77859 and encodes:
- a CDS encoding tyrosine-type recombinase/integrase, with translation MARELVRLFRRHHLTYDQTKHAVEQARRELGLTPPRERQRTVARLDRGEVDRLIHHAYRRAPRYGLMVKTLFYTGARVSEFVNLRPSDLYLDLEPPQVRILHAKGGSDGYVPILPELAQELRTHLNGRTVGYLFESNRHDAYTPRAVQRLVADAARAAGLQKQVTPHRLRASVATILLDAGMPLDQVQKFLRHKRIETTQIYAQTSARNMGEAYLKALQK
- a CDS encoding ATP-binding protein, which produces MAGRGYRNMLVCGSSGSGKSHWVDKELLPAMTGRYRHMVIINTTEELSSHCAHREYVGEEQQKVAYSRDAVADLIRFHKTVHFEVAPGENCLSFLEVLGEALWTLGEYNTDFTEVLVVFDETHLFLPKRAMPKAFARLETEGRKFGFDLVKITQTLQSPTGDTLSHLAIKQVNVLVVFNMSDFNDRKRIQGLFPDLPDPSTFARPDDGGLPEYAVRDSKRGKTMVIRRDGMGGRVAVAA
- a CDS encoding DUF2283 domain-containing protein; translated protein: MQGPGIRIDEEANAAYIRLASGKVHETRTVGAFHVDYARGGKVLGIEILGLRQYLEKHGSIRIPPRLLQQVNAPSPRRWG
- a CDS encoding M23 family metallopeptidase; translation: MNNPITHPQPDTPSTPATPGTPSTPTPAAGGLFWPVDLNRVRIGPRFLGHWAHGTYRRGYGYHTGVDFLGPMGLAVVSIADGVVVSSTPPASRYGYGNNIVIHHPALGVFTRYSHLDSRAVQTGQTVKAGQLIARLGTSGTDNAHLHFDVIQEALPNPRFCPHNPATGGVSRPLEGLDPIEEALTTRYFRNPIALLNAKTALNPVTRKGATVA